Below is a window of Humulus lupulus chromosome 9, drHumLupu1.1, whole genome shotgun sequence DNA.
ACATACATTTGTGACTTTTCTACTGGCCTTCATAATAATGTTGGCTTTTGTTGCAACAGTCGTCTTTATCTTTATGCTGATGAACAATTAGGAACAAGGTAATATAAtgtgtgtattttttttctttaaattttttttatgcatattATTTGTTTCTTTCTTAAGGTTCTATATTATTTTGCCCCATTGTTTAGGCCATGATGTACCAGTCACTTGCAGTATGTGCTCTTACTGCACGCCGCAAGATGGTTCACCCACATGAGAAAAATCGATGCAGAAAGTGTCTAGTGCGCCTGAGAAACGAGGAGTATCTCACCCATCAATGTGATAATTAGACCATTCCGGTTTATAATGCAACTACACAATCTCTACAACACTTTAGTTTTTGATGTAATAGTCTGTCTTTAGCGTCTTTTAGAGACATAAGGATTTAGTATTGATTTACTATTTTACTAGAGTGAGTACTCTTTTAACTTTTCCAATTCCAATAACTAATGCTCTACAATAATCGTCATCAAGGGACACTAAGAATGGTGACTAAACTAATTAAAGACATTATTAGAAAATGAGAAATTTTATTTTTCcatcatcaatatatagacatGTATCGATCAAGATAAGGAAGGAAGGTTGTAATTGACAAGTCTCTTAATTTTCAAACTCATATATCCAAACGTTTCATTACTACTTCTTTGTATCCTTTAGCCATCTTTTGAAGAAAGAAGAGGAATTTGTGAGAGAATATTCAAAGTTGTATTATGTGTGTTTTCTGTTATTGCCAGTTGAAGAAAAGAGCAAGAATATAAATATGTACATCCAAGCCAATAAAACTATACATGTGGCGTGTATAACAAAATATATCAGTATACAAAATATACAcaaaatatatatgatttatcATCCCCCCTCAAGCTCAAAGGGTTGGTGAGAACGTTGAGCTTGGTGCGTAGAGAGGAAAAAGAGCTCGCATGCAGAGGCTTTGTGAGGCAGTCAGCAAGTTGCTCGTCGGAGGAGACAAAATGAACAACTAAGGACTTAGCAGCTACGCGTTCACGGACGAAGTGAAAATCAATTTCCACATGCTTGGTGCGAGCATGGAGAATCGAGTTTGATGTGAGATTGGTAGCACTCAAGTTATCATAAAACAATGTCGGAGTAGATGAGGAGACAACTCCTAAATCAACAAGGACTATTTCCAGCCAAGTGAGTTCAGCAGTACCATTGGAAATGCTGCGATATTCAACCTTGGTGTTGGAGCGAGAAATGACCTTTTGTTTCAATGAAGACCAAGAGACAAGATTACCCCCAAGGAAGATGCAATACCCACTCTTGCTACGACGATCGTCCGGGCAAGAAGCCCAATCGACATCTGTATAACATTGCAGTGAATAATCAGAAGTGCGATGAAAGTGGAGACCAAAGTGAGGAGTGCCTTTGAGATACCGTAAAAGACGTTTCACAGCCAGCCAATGAACATCAGTTGGAGTATGCATGAATTGACAAAGCTTGTTCACGACATAAGCAATATCCGGGCGAGTTAAAGTACAATATTTCAAGGCCTCAACGACACTGCGATATTCTGAGCCATCGGGTAAAGGAGAACCATCATGAATAGACAAAGTGGAGCCTGAAACCATAGTAGTGGCTACTGGTTTGGTATCCAAGAGATCAATACGGCGGAGGAGATCTGAAATATACTTAGTATGGCACAAATGAAGACCTGGTAACCTCAAGCCCAAGAAAATAATGCAAGTCACCAAGTTCTTTGATGGCAAAGTGAGAATGAAGCCGAGAGAGCAATGTTTGAAGATAACTGAATTTGTTGCTAGTaaccaatatatcatcaacataaatcagTAGCACAATAATACAATCACGAGAGTGACAAATGAACATGCCAAAGTCACTCTTGGAAGCTGCATACCCCAAAGTAAGAAGAGTCGAAGTCAATTTGGAGAACCAAGCGCGAGGAGACTGTTTTAGACCATAGATGGACTTAAGCAACTTACATACATGATGAGGCTTGGTGGGGTCAAGAAAACCAGGGGGTTGTTGCATGTACACATCCTCAATGAGATCACCATGAAGGAAGGCATTAGAGACACCAAGTTGACGAATGGGTCAATCCATGTTAAGAGCAAAATGAAGCACAACCCGAATAGTAGCTGCCTTGACAACCGAACTAAATGTCTCAAAGTAGTCCAAACCCTCCGTCTGATGATAACCCTTGGCCACAAGGCGGGCCTTATACCTGTCAATGGAACCATCAACCTTTAACTTGAGTTGATAAGCCCATTTACAGCCCACAATCTTAGCTGATGGCGGAGGAGGAACTAAAACCAAAGTAGAGTTGTGCTGAAGGGCAGAAAATTCTTGTGCCATAGCAACCTGCCAATCTTTGGATTTAGAAGCTTGCGCATAAATGGAGGGCTCAACAGCAACACCTGTGTACACACTCAAATACAACTTAGGTTTGTGAATGACCGCCTTAGAGCGAGTAATCATAGGATGGTGGTTAGTAGTAGAAGAAGATAAGACAATATCAAGGCCATTTAAATCTAACACTAATGGACGAGAAGGAGGAGAAAAGGACATAGGGAGGGAGGCAGAAGCAgcggaagaaggagaagaagatggatGAATAGGGTCAGGGGAGCTAGAagttgaagaaggaggaggagaaggagaagaaggggaAGAAGGAGCACGAGTAGGAGAgggaaaagaagaggaagaaggaaTAGAGGGAGAAGAAGAGCTAGAAGGTAGGAAAGAGGAGAGGAGAGGGACAACAGAAGAAGAGGCGGAAGAGGGAGGAGATGAGGAAGGATAGTGAAATGGATAAGTGTGTTCATTAAAGATGACATGGCGGGAAACATAGACACATCTAGTGTCTTCATCAAGACAATGGTAGCCTTTATGGTGAGTGCTATACCCAAGAAACACGCATGGTTTGGACCGTAATTTCAATTTGTGATCTGTGTAAGGGCGCAAAAAAAGGGAAACACAAACAGCCAAACACCCGAAGGTGCGAATATGAAGGTGGTTTAGCATAGAGGACCTGATAAGGAGATAAAGCATTAAGGACAGGCGTAGGCATATGGTTGATCAAGTAAGGTAAGCCCCGTTTCCACAACATGATGATTTTTCGTTCCACACGCCCATTTTGAGCAGCAGTATGAGGGCAAGAAAACCGGTGATGAACACCAAGGTTTGTAAGATAAGGGAGTAAGGGGAGGAATTCACCACCACCATCTGTTTGGACAGTTTTTATTTTGGCATTGAATTGACATTCAACCATGGTTTAAAATTGAATAAAAGTAAAGTAAGTTTGATCTTtagaagagagaaaataaagcCAAGAGAAAtgagaataatcatcaatgagAAGGAAAAAATAACGAAAATCATTCACTGATGTAATAGGGGCAGCACCCCAAAGGTCcatatgtatttattcaaaaggttttACAACTCTTGAGTTTGACAACGAAAAAGGAAGACGATGGCTCTTGGCCAAATGACAAGAATTACAAAAGGAAGAGCTATTGTCTGAAGAGATATTACAAGAACGAAGAACTTGGCAAACGATGGGAGGAGCGGGATGATCAAGGCGAAGATGCCAAACAGTGGTGTCTGTGGTGCGAGCCAAGAAAAGCTGAGGAGATGTGTTATTGGAAGgtggttgtaatgacccaaatttcctaataaggttgaggaccttgattaggaggccgggaggaccataattgatttattatgtaattaaatgagtatatgcatgCCCCACAAAAAAAATGATTATAcgcatgcttatgtgaattatattattatatgatgataaatgcatgcatatgggtccacttttcattataagggcattttggtaatttggctcgttgatggcatatttgtatatttttatgcatgttgatgaattattgataaggccacattataatgtggatttgtttgagcttttcggcatgagacgatctttgaatgcaagttagcagtttggtcataacgatgTTATtttccgggctcggggtgagtctcgggggtaATTTGAgaattagaacattaccgggaattaaagagtaatggcatatggtttaattattatttgagaatattgggttaatgggaattggaggacgttaattataattagcgggataagtggggaaatgactattttgcccttgggggctattaagaaaataagatggacataagggcattttggtcatttgaccaagggatatgtTTAAATTAGGATAGCTGTAGAAATTGGACAGCCAAAACAGAGACCTCTTCCCTCTCCCACGATCATATTCTTCCTCTTCcttccctttgaatttttgaagctcaatttgaggattcaagctaggagatcaaagcttgaggttctaggattatattcagccattgaagggggtttaattcTGAGTTTAAGGTAAGATTTCAGATTGGTTTTTCTGGTTCTTACTCTGTTTTTAAGTTAGTCTTTGAGATAGAgaagttttgattatagaagtggttgtttgaggtgattttaactggtttaaagcttgggttttgtggataAACTAGTGGACATGATGTTTTGATgattggttttgattttgggttggtttGATGGAGGTTTGGTAAAGGATTTTAGCTGGTTTTCATGAAGAACATGGCAGGGGATGCTGGTTCGAGGGGTCAAGTCGTGACTCAATAGGCCGAGTCGCGACTTGGAcccaagtcagaggctccctGGACTCAAAGGGGGAGGCGCCACGACCCAAcaggggccaagtcgcggcccgtccCTAGTCTTTTATGGTGGAGCTCTCTGTTTGAGGGCAAGTTGCGACCCAccaagccaagtcgcgacccgcccttcCTATTTGAACTAAGGAGGGTTTTTcaagggttttaggctcggggtttcaattcttaaggctcgggatcgaatttacTAACCGTGTTAGTaagattcgaggtcccgagagtgaggtttagattataaaccttttattgatttattttattgatggaatcccatatttggttatgactaggtaactgctaaggaactcaaaggattgatcgttctcaaaggtcgttcttttattatttctcgctcgaaccaaaggtaagaaaactgcacccagtatgtgacatgcatggttattattgaggcatgttgagtgctttatatgtggacattgattgcattgaaaatgcataaggtacatgagattagggcatgacatgaatgttgattgtgagattgatcagagcttgagtctctgtaattgtgcatgattataattatgcttctgattattgaataagcatgctaaatgccttatatctgaatattcgacatgtgatatatgtctgtttgcattgcctgattgaggaagcactgacttattagtcagggatcggcattggtgtcagtattgattgtgaagctgtgacttatcagtcaagatcagcagtggtactgagcacgggtcgtatggtattgacttatgagtcaagaacggtattagcgtgtttaacgcaagccaaaaagattagatctaatcgacataagcattatcatcataagcatgaaatgcttgaccgaccttaagtttgatgaaaactaaaagcgcttgtctagtctaaaggctagttacttaaagccagggccagaagacccaggtgactgcatcgtcacatggctaggagggtatgagacctcagagatagacttatcagtcatctatttaacaagtgacttattagtcaactttcagagatagacttattagtcatctacacagagtgtaactcatcagtcatctacacagagtgtgactcattattcACCTACACacagtgtgactcattagtcacctatctcagagagacttattagtcatctacctcaaagagaatgacttattagtcaactgttcaaagaagagacttattagtcatctacctcaaagagagtgacttattagtcaactgttCAAAGAAGTGCCTTATTGGTCATCTATCTCAGAGAGACTtgttagtcatctacctcagagtgagtgacttattagtcatctacttagaGCACAGGAATCCAccaacatttatttgtacctgcttgcatgcatgagtagggttattactgctaggcatgcctattataatttggtgacatgttattacttgttcatgagcatattgagttttcttgctgagcttcggctcatgggtgctatgtggtgcaggtaaaggcaaaagaaaactagaccatccttgagttggagagcttatgtgacgatgtgtacatatgcagctgctcgaccaccacgactgagggtttaaagaagaactagggttaaaccctattttgccacttatgtcggctggttgtaaatattttattgtaattaacctttaaattatattttgggatcccaatgtatatagtaaacgttttagtaaaaTGTTGTAtattaaccaaaaaatttaaccctaaaccgttaatcatacttagttacacgattatggccaaatgactcgattaacgagtttagcactgtttaaaatgtacactgtaacggtccctgggtagtagggcgttacagtggccGAGAGGCTGGAAGTGTGACACGGTAGAGGCCATTTTCAAGAAGACCCTGTTACACTGTTGCTAGAGTGCTTAAGATGCTTAGTACAAGATTTGTAGTTAAACAATAAGAATATAGGTTCTTCAACGTTCACGAAATTGGCAAACCAAAAAAAATGATTCAAAAAAGAAGAGACAAATGTGCACAAATGACGGTAAACTTTGTTGACGCCATCttttgtcaacttaaatttgaagagcactaaacaatgaattaagaaaataaagaagaacaatcggaattttacgtggttcagcaattaaaatctTCCTaatccatgagtcaatattattgactGGTGATCTTCTCTTAGAGCTTTTACAAAGCAATTTAGCAGAGTCTTTTCAGTACCAAATTGTGCGtatctacaaatgaaattctccagtctatttaaagattggttaacaaaatatcttcccttcATTTCaagaagttacaattcaaatttgaaacaaatataattaaatgcattaattatataatatcccatgataattgagatttaatatcagatatataacaaatccctaaggaatataAATTTCCTAATAGTAACCGTGTTCAAACTGTGTTACTGACCTCGAACGCAAGGTTTACATGGTTTCGAGACCGACCAACACTTCGAGCTTGTTATTTTGGCCAGCCTCATCCTTAGCTAGTGATTTCATCGAGCTTAACCTTCGGAGATTAACCTCTTTGAGCTTTCAATGAAGGCTCGAATTTCCCTCACATGCATCGGAGAAGATCTATCCTTTCGAGCTTAATGCTTAAGTTCGAGCCTTCTTAACTGGTGCTTGATCGCCAGTTGGAACAATTCAGGTTACATGTAAATTTATGCAAGTGTTGAGCCCTTACGTGCCATTTtcaagcttacactttacgagcctacatttcgaggctcatttatgaagatttcgaaatttgggtgtaacaaactttaatatttataattttatgataGATATacgagtttattttattttatgtaaagATATTACATTAACATCTAATTAATTCATGCAGGTGGATACTTCAAATCTGGTTGTGTACAATTTTTATGACAATGAAAAGTCATACATAGTAGCTCTGGAGAAAAAAATATGAACATGCCAACAATTTCAGTATGATGAAATGCCTTGTTCACAATTTCAGTATGATGAAATGCCTTGTTCACTTGCAATGACGGTCATTATAAAAAGAAACCTGAATTGTTACGATTATATCTCCTATTACTACACAAAGGAAGCATACCTGACAACTTATGAAGACTCCTTCCTTCCTTCCGTTGGGAGATCCGAATTCATGGGATTTTCATCCTGAACTAATAAAAAATGAAGTGCTGCCACCATTGAATAAATGTCCCTCAGGAAGACCTAAGAAAAGCAGATACAAAAGTTGGAGTGAACAAAAAGTTCAAAATATGTGCGGTCAATGCGGTGAAAAGAGTCATAAtagaaaaaaaatgcaaaaacCAGCCATTGAAGAAACCACCCAagaataaaaaatagaaataaagacATTTTATGGGTTTTAGTTTGAatgaacctttgattatcatatctatattatattatttatgttttcaataaaaaaaaattagattgttATGTTTATTTCAATGTGAATCGCTAAATATGCTTTAAATAATTGGTTAAAATTTTCACTTAAGTTACTTTcgtattttataaaaaaaaaagaggaatttacatgaaatatgggaaaattcaataaaatttgatatatatggctttttttttttgtgtgtgtattttttatggctttttttgttgttttacttttttataggttttgttttcccatatttatcaaaatatttgTTCTGTATCCCATATTTTTTTGTATAAGTTTATTTATTCCGTATGGGCATTTTTGTAAGGGAATTTCtgccttttttattattattattatttttattattttggtcACTAGCCAGAGGCTATGGTGGCTTCTGCTCTGATCATGGACCCGAAACCTTTGGAGCCACCGGCTTCTTTCCTGCCGACGAGATCTGACCCATGTCTTTCCGAACAGCATCAGTCCTCCGACGAGGACGATCTCTACAGTCGCCTCAAGTCACTGCAACGGCAGCTCGAGTTCATCGACATCCAGGAGGAGTACGTCAAGGACGAGCAGAAGAATCTCAAGCGAGAGCTTCTTCGGGCCCAAGAAGAGGTCAAGAGGATCCAGTCGGTTCCCCTCGTCATTGGCCAGTTCATGGAAATGGTTGATCAGAATAATGGGATAGTGGGCTCAACCACCGGCTCCAATTACTACGTCAGGATTCTTAGCACCATCAATCGGGAGCTTCTCAAGCCCTCTGCATCTGTTGCTTTGCATCGCCATTCGAATGCCCTTATTGATGTTCTTCCTCCCGAGGTCGACTCCAGTATCTCCCTTCTCAGCCAGTCGGAGAAGCCTGATGTCACCTATTCTGTATGCCCAATTCAATCTTTACTGGATgttgttatcattttttttaggCTTATAAATCAGTTATTTTaataggggtaaccagttactttcttct
It encodes the following:
- the LOC133800349 gene encoding 26S proteasome regulatory subunit 6B homolog; this encodes MVASALIMDPKPLEPPASFLPTRSDPCLSEQHQSSDEDDLYSRLKSLQRQLEFIDIQEEYVKDEQKNLKRELLRAQEEVKRIQSVPLVIGQFMEMVDQNNGIVGSTTGSNYYVRILSTINRELLKPSASVALHRHSNALIDVLPPEVDSSISLLSQSEKPDVTYSVKDEHQRPTGLLQPLGIPKWKLEDITMDFVVGLPRIVGQHESVWVIVDRIQWGFGAVIELK